Genomic window (Thomasclavelia spiroformis DSM 1552):
GATGATATGAGTCCTTGGACAATTCAACAGCAAAGTGTTAATGGAAATGGACAAACGTTATATTCACCAATTTATGGTTCTGATTTATACATGATAGTTCCTGATGATAAGTCAGTTGAAAACGCTAAAGTCAAAATTAATGAATTATATTAAATAACTACTTTTTATTAGATTAATAAAAAAATATAAATTAATAGGGAAAATCATAGTAATTTGATATAATTGAAAAGCAAATAAATGTTTTAAAAACAAAACATTTATTTGTAATATTAGATGGAGGTTATTTATGTCAAATTCGAAAAAAATCGTTTGGTATAACTTAGCCTTTATGGCGTTTTCTACAGTTTGGGGATTTGGAAACGTAGTAAATGGATTTGTATACTTTAACGGTATTCAGGTAATTTTTAGCTGGATCATGATGTTTGCATTGTATTTTGTACCTTATGCATTAATGGTTGGAGAATTAGGTTCAGCATTTAAAAATGCCGGTGGTGGAGTTAGTTCATGGATTCATGAAACAATGGGTTCGAAACTAGCTTATTATGCTGGATGGACATATTGGGTTGTACATATGCCTTATATTGCATCTAAAGCATCAGGAGGATTAAAAGCGTTAAGTTGGGTTCTTTTCCAAAATTCATCTTTTTATGATTCTTTGGATATTAGATTAGTTCAAATTATTACGCTGATTGTTTTCTTATTTTTTGCATGGGTAGCATCTCGAGGATTAAACCCATTGAAATCACTTGCGACATTAGCAGGATCTTCGATGTTTGTTATGTCAATTCTATTTATTATCTTAATGATGGCAGCACCTGTACTTAATCCAAATGGTGGGTATCAAACAATTGACTGGAGTTTTAAAAACTTAATTCCATCATTTAGATTAGAGTATTTTACATCTTTATCTATTTTAGTTTTTGCAGTTGGGGGTTGTGAAAAGATTTCACCTTATGTAAATAAAGTTGAAAATCCATCTAAGGGATTCCCTAAAGGAATGA
Coding sequences:
- a CDS encoding amino acid permease, coding for MSNSKKIVWYNLAFMAFSTVWGFGNVVNGFVYFNGIQVIFSWIMMFALYFVPYALMVGELGSAFKNAGGGVSSWIHETMGSKLAYYAGWTYWVVHMPYIASKASGGLKALSWVLFQNSSFYDSLDIRLVQIITLIVFLFFAWVASRGLNPLKSLATLAGSSMFVMSILFIILMMAAPVLNPNGGYQTIDWSFKNLIPSFRLEYFTSLSILVFAVGGCEKISPYVNKVENPSKGFPKGMITLAIMVIVCAILGTISMGMMFNVADINANFDSYIANGAYWSFQKLGEYYGIGNTFMIIYAICNMIGQLSTLVISIDAPLRMLLDNEDARQYIPTKLLKKNDKGAYVNGIWLVVAIVTPLILVPALGINSVTSFLKFLTQLNSVCMPLRYLWVFIAYIALRKAIDKFPAEYRFTKNQVLAKFFGWWCFAITAICCGLGMLKGSPFEIAMNIITPIILVGLGAIMPALAKKNKTK